One genomic window of Pocillopora verrucosa isolate sample1 chromosome 8, ASM3666991v2, whole genome shotgun sequence includes the following:
- the LOC131769860 gene encoding alkyldihydroxyacetonephosphate synthase, peroxisomal-like, with translation MSSNRRLKLIAGHLDQQSKTDVVKQNCADATAEPTTEAEHKNPGRHDVLKWNGWGYDDSKFLINKDGQAVFTGSRYILGGHSFPKLVDWFTKSCHADVSISSPAQPLPDPSTLPSSQINQPFLDHVKGTGVQFSLDPHMRLFHGHGHTCHEIFELRHGMLHRIPDIVIWPSCHKEVEKVVQLAVEHNVCIIPFGGGTSVSSALECPVTEKRMVVSLDMTEMKKILWVDEENLVAHIEAGIIGQELERQLNARGLCVGHEPDSLEFSSLGGWVATRASGMKKNIYGNIEDILVRVRMVTARGTVEKSCQVPRMSTGPDIHHFIMGSEGTLGVITEVSLRIRPLPECKVYGSIVFPTFDIGVACVREIAKQRCAPASIRLMDNEQFVFGQALKSESGSYFKSFIDGFKAVYLTKFKGFDPHQLAVATLLFEGDKQTVASQQRKIYEIASQFRGIPGGEENGQRGYMLTFVIAYLRDLGFDHHFLAESFETSVPWDRVTDLCRNVKEALKRKCANLGIKYPPLATCRVTQTYDAGACVYFYFGFNYRGLPNPLEMYDAVESAARDEVLANGGSLSHHHGVGKLRKKWLRQTVSDVGIEMLRGIKQAVDPQNIFGNGNLL, from the exons ATGAGCAGCAACAGACGACTAAAGTTAATAGCAGGCCACTTAGACCAGCAGAGTAAAACAGATGTGGTTAAACAAAATTGTGCAGATGCAACAGCAGAACCAACCACTGAGGCTGAACACAAAAATCCAGGCAGGCATGACGTCCTGAAGTGGAATGGCTGGGGCTATGATGACTCAAAGTTTTTAATCAATAAGGATGGCCAGGCTGTATTCACAGGATCTCGTTACATACTTGGAGGACACTCTTTCCCTAAATTGGTGGATTGGTTTACAAAATCATGCCATGCGGATGTAAGCATTTCCTCTCCTGCTCAGCCTCTTCCTGATCCAAGCACTTTACCAAGTTCACAGATTAACCAGCCTTTCTTAGATCATGTCAAGGGAACAGGAGTGCAGTTTTCTTTGGATCCACATATGAGGCTTTTCCATGGTCATGGGCATACTTGTCATGAGATCTTTGAGCTTCGTCATGGAATGCTGCACAGGATTCCAGACATTGTCATCTGGCCAAGCTGTCATAAAGAGGTGGAGAAGGTAGTGCAGCTGGCTGTGGAGCATAATGTTTGTATTATACCTTTTGGAGGTGGTACTAGTGTTTCCAGCGCATTGGAATGCCCAGTTACAGAGAAGAGAATGGTTGTGTCCCTGGACATGACAGAGATGAAAAAGATTCTTTGGGTTGATGAAGAAAACTTGGTGGCTCACATTGAGGCAGGGATTATTGGTCAAGAATTGGAAAGACAG CTGAATGCCAGAGGTCTCTGTGTAGGCCATGAACCTGACTCGTTGGAGTTTAGTTCTCTGGGTGGTTGGGTCGCCACACGTGCATCAGGTATGAAGAAGAACATCTATGGTAATATTGAAGACATTCTAGTGCGTGTGCGGATGGTGACAGcaagaggaaccgttgaaaaaaGCTGTCAAGTTCCCCGGATGTCTACTGGCCCGGATATCCACCATTTCATCATGGGCTCGGAGGGAACGCTGGGTGTGATAACTGAGGTTAGTTTGCGGATCCGTCCGTTACCTGAGTGTAAAGTCTATGGCTCTATTGTGTTTCCTACGTTCGATATTGGGGTGGCTTGCGTGAGAGAGATTGCCAAACAGCGCTGTGCTCCAGCTTCGATTCGCTTAATGGATAACGAACAGTTCGTGTTTGGACAAGCTCTGAAATCTGAAAGTGGATCGTATTTCAAGTCTTTTATCGATGGCTTCAAAGCTGTCTACCTGACCAAGTTTAAAGGCTTCGACCCACATCAGCTAGCGGTAGCTACACTTCTTTTTGAGGGAGACAAACAAACCGTCGCCAGCCAACAGAGGAAAATTTACGAAATCGCTTCCCAGTTTCGTGGGATTCCAGGGGGCGAAGAAAACGGCCAGAGAGGATACATGTTGACCTTTGTGATCGCCTACCTGAGGGATCTTGGCTTTGATCATCACTTCCTTGCCGAGTCATTCGAAACATCTGTGCCCTGGGACAGAGTCACAGACCTGTGTCGCAACGTGAAAGAAGCGCTGAAACGGAAGTGTGCAAACCTTGGAATCAAGTACCCACCCTTAGCCACCTGCAGAGTGACGCAGACATACGATGCCGGTGCATGCGTTTATTTCTACTTTGGCTTCAATTACCGCGGGCTACCCAACCCATTAGAGATGTACGACGCGGTGGAGAGTGCTGCCCGCGATGAAGTTCTCGCCAATGGTGGTAGCTTGTCTCATCATCATGGAGTGGGCAAACTCAGAAAGAAGTGGCTTCGTCAAACCGTCTCTGATGTAGGTATTGAAATGTTAAGAGGCATCAAGCAGGCAGTGGATCCTCAGAATATTTTTGGAAATGGAAACCTGTTATGA
- the LOC131769831 gene encoding rab11 family-interacting protein 4 isoform X2 encodes MGEVNAEDVLSHLKAVFEACDQNGDGFVKTQDLLSLGQEHASVGFEEIKILIEKLDPEGFGQISFDGFCKGIHDFLGANGDVNNVNEKNSHKLVEDDSFPRLTISVVENDQQEDSCCERDSTYSTASTNEYNGDDDDNFQDEPQPSKFSRNQKQYSTFPPPTGPRLKHRATLPAMNVDMYSDRHSHSDTSEYQSEEGFEGFGESFSEDTAFEDTPTLQRDHPYSERILRKSSAAAAAFSSHHMHLYKCHSENPSRHNSFDDLMVDRALSDSEAGTSMFLLTELKRLSSQVSLLQEDHAMQTDKQNKFREENKLLCTRINALEEQLETQKVSTGKQVEEESLRYKTALIKLERENEQTLETLNRKLLQAEEEIELLKKVEPMLRRELDLCHEDKRRLLKQVDSLELQLQIKTDEVTELKGKLDAESKGRLEDHHEHDQELALVSEQLSVLEKYKQDVDHKLKDFQNMEQQKTDLERHIQSLIKENLSLKNSKEELNVQLQQDGFFGAEQKGSLADELVTADKEKIINALRDQEEENRRLRGYLDGLLMMIMEHNPALLELR; translated from the exons ATGGGAGAAGTAAACGCGGAAGATGTTCTGTCCCATTTGAAAGCTGTTTTCGAAGCTTGTGACCAAAATGGCGACGGTTTTGTGAAGACGCAGGATCTTCTAAGCCTCGGCCAAGAACACGCTAGTGTTGGATTTGAG GAGATAAAAATTCTGATCGAAAAGCTCGATCCTGAAGGGTTTGGGCAGATAAGCTTTGACGGGTTTTGTAAAGGAATACACGATTTTTTAG GGGCCAATGGTGATGTcaataatgtaaatgaaaaaaattcgcaCAAGTTAGTGGAAGATGATTCTTTCCCAAGACTGACAATATCTGTGGTGGAAAACGACCAACAGGAAGATAGCTGCTGCGAG AGAGACAGTACTTACAGTACAGCATCCACAAATGAGTATAATGGTGACGACGATGACAATTTCCAAGATGAGCCGCAACCTTCAAAGTTCAGTCGTAATCAAAAACAATACTCTACGTTCCCACCCCCCACAGGACCTCGGTTAAAACACCGTGCAACTTTACCAGCCATGAATGTTGATATGTATAGTGATAGACATTCACACTCAGATACCAGTGAGTATCAGTCTGAAGAAGGATTTGAAGGATTTGGAGAAAGCTTCAGTGAGGATACAGCATTTGAAGATACTCCAACTTTACAAAGGGACCATCCATATTCTGAACGCATCCTAAGAAA ATCATCAGCTGCAGCAGCTGCATTTTCAAG CCATCATATGCATCTTTATAAATGTCACTCGGAAAATCCCAGTAGACATAACAGTTTTGATGACCTGATGGTTGATCGAGCACTGTCAGATAGTGAGGCAGGGACTTCAATGTTTCTTCTAACAGAG TTAAAAAGACTGTCTTCACAAGTGTCATTATTACAAGAAGACCATGCAATGCAAACAGATAAACAGAATAAatttagagaagaaaacaaattattatgTACAAG aATAAATGCATTAGAAGAACAACTTGAGACTCAAAAAGTTTCAACAGGGAAGCAAGTAGAAGAAGAAAGTTTGAGATATAAAACAGCTTTG ATCAAATTAGAGAGAGAAAATGAACAAACGTTAGAAACACTTAACAGAAA attaCTTCAAGCCGAAGAGGAAATAGAACTTCTTAAAAAAGTGGAGCCTATGTTAAGAAGAGAACTTGATTTATGTCATGAG GATAAAAGAAGGCTTCTAAAACAAGTAGATAGCCTTGAACTTCAACTTCAAATTAAAACAGATGAAGTCACTGAGCTGAAAGGGAAGCTAGATGCTGAAAGTAAGGGGCGACTAGAAGATCACCATGAACATGACCAG GAGCTTGCACTAGTCTCTGAGCAACTTTCAGTACTGGAAAAGTATAAGCAGGACGTAGATCACAAATTGAAAGACTTTCAAAATATGGAACAGCAGAAGACAGACTTAGAAAGACATATTCAGTCACTGATAAAG gagAATTTGAGcttgaaaaattcaaaagaagagCTCAATGTACAATTACAACAGGATGGGTTCTTTGGTGCTGAACAG AAAGGATCATTGGCTGATGAACTTGTCACagctgacaaagaaaaaatcatcaATGCTCTTAGAGatcaagaggaagaaaacagaaGGCTAAGAGGTTATCTGGACGGATTATTGATGATGATCATGGAACATAATCCTGCCCTCCTTGAACTGCGATAA
- the LOC131769831 gene encoding rab11 family-interacting protein 4 isoform X1, with protein sequence MGEVNAEDVLSHLKAVFEACDQNGDGFVKTQDLLSLGQEHASVGFEEIKILIEKLDPEGFGQISFDGFCKGIHDFLGANGDVNNVNEKNSHKLVEDDSFPRLTISVVENDQQEDSCCERDSTYSTASTNEYNGDDDDNFQDEPQPSKFSRNQKQYSTFPPPTGPRLKHRATLPAMNVDMYSDRHSHSDTSEYQSEEGFEGFGESFSEDTAFEDTPTLQRDHPYSERILRKRSSAAAAAFSSHHMHLYKCHSENPSRHNSFDDLMVDRALSDSEAGTSMFLLTELKRLSSQVSLLQEDHAMQTDKQNKFREENKLLCTRINALEEQLETQKVSTGKQVEEESLRYKTALIKLERENEQTLETLNRKLLQAEEEIELLKKVEPMLRRELDLCHEDKRRLLKQVDSLELQLQIKTDEVTELKGKLDAESKGRLEDHHEHDQELALVSEQLSVLEKYKQDVDHKLKDFQNMEQQKTDLERHIQSLIKENLSLKNSKEELNVQLQQDGFFGAEQKGSLADELVTADKEKIINALRDQEEENRRLRGYLDGLLMMIMEHNPALLELR encoded by the exons ATGGGAGAAGTAAACGCGGAAGATGTTCTGTCCCATTTGAAAGCTGTTTTCGAAGCTTGTGACCAAAATGGCGACGGTTTTGTGAAGACGCAGGATCTTCTAAGCCTCGGCCAAGAACACGCTAGTGTTGGATTTGAG GAGATAAAAATTCTGATCGAAAAGCTCGATCCTGAAGGGTTTGGGCAGATAAGCTTTGACGGGTTTTGTAAAGGAATACACGATTTTTTAG GGGCCAATGGTGATGTcaataatgtaaatgaaaaaaattcgcaCAAGTTAGTGGAAGATGATTCTTTCCCAAGACTGACAATATCTGTGGTGGAAAACGACCAACAGGAAGATAGCTGCTGCGAG AGAGACAGTACTTACAGTACAGCATCCACAAATGAGTATAATGGTGACGACGATGACAATTTCCAAGATGAGCCGCAACCTTCAAAGTTCAGTCGTAATCAAAAACAATACTCTACGTTCCCACCCCCCACAGGACCTCGGTTAAAACACCGTGCAACTTTACCAGCCATGAATGTTGATATGTATAGTGATAGACATTCACACTCAGATACCAGTGAGTATCAGTCTGAAGAAGGATTTGAAGGATTTGGAGAAAGCTTCAGTGAGGATACAGCATTTGAAGATACTCCAACTTTACAAAGGGACCATCCATATTCTGAACGCATCCTAAGAAA AAGATCATCAGCTGCAGCAGCTGCATTTTCAAG CCATCATATGCATCTTTATAAATGTCACTCGGAAAATCCCAGTAGACATAACAGTTTTGATGACCTGATGGTTGATCGAGCACTGTCAGATAGTGAGGCAGGGACTTCAATGTTTCTTCTAACAGAG TTAAAAAGACTGTCTTCACAAGTGTCATTATTACAAGAAGACCATGCAATGCAAACAGATAAACAGAATAAatttagagaagaaaacaaattattatgTACAAG aATAAATGCATTAGAAGAACAACTTGAGACTCAAAAAGTTTCAACAGGGAAGCAAGTAGAAGAAGAAAGTTTGAGATATAAAACAGCTTTG ATCAAATTAGAGAGAGAAAATGAACAAACGTTAGAAACACTTAACAGAAA attaCTTCAAGCCGAAGAGGAAATAGAACTTCTTAAAAAAGTGGAGCCTATGTTAAGAAGAGAACTTGATTTATGTCATGAG GATAAAAGAAGGCTTCTAAAACAAGTAGATAGCCTTGAACTTCAACTTCAAATTAAAACAGATGAAGTCACTGAGCTGAAAGGGAAGCTAGATGCTGAAAGTAAGGGGCGACTAGAAGATCACCATGAACATGACCAG GAGCTTGCACTAGTCTCTGAGCAACTTTCAGTACTGGAAAAGTATAAGCAGGACGTAGATCACAAATTGAAAGACTTTCAAAATATGGAACAGCAGAAGACAGACTTAGAAAGACATATTCAGTCACTGATAAAG gagAATTTGAGcttgaaaaattcaaaagaagagCTCAATGTACAATTACAACAGGATGGGTTCTTTGGTGCTGAACAG AAAGGATCATTGGCTGATGAACTTGTCACagctgacaaagaaaaaatcatcaATGCTCTTAGAGatcaagaggaagaaaacagaaGGCTAAGAGGTTATCTGGACGGATTATTGATGATGATCATGGAACATAATCCTGCCCTCCTTGAACTGCGATAA
- the LOC131769776 gene encoding PHD finger-like domain-containing protein 5A isoform X2, with protein sequence MPKHYPDLIMCRKQPGVAIGRLCEKCDGKCVICDSYVRPCTLVRICDECNYGSYQGRCVICGGPGVSDAYYCKECTVQEKDRDGCPKIVNLGSSKTDLFYERKKYGFKKR encoded by the exons ATGCCGAAGCATTATCCAGATCTCATCATGTGCAGAAAACAGCCTGGCGTAG CTATAGGTCGGCTGTGTGAAAAAT GTGATGGTAAATGTGTCATTTGCGACTCCTATGTGCGTCCCTGTACACTGGTGCGTATATGTGATGAATGCAACTATGGCTCTTATCAAGGTCGCTGTGTAATATGTGGTGGACCTGGTGTTTCTGATGCTTATTACTGTAAAGAATGTACAGTTCAAGAGAAAGAT aGAGATGGCTGCCCCAAGATTGTCAACTTAGGAAGTTCTAAGACTGATCTCTTCTATGAAAGAAAGAAGTATGGTTTCAAGAAGAGATGA
- the LOC131769776 gene encoding PHD finger-like domain-containing protein 5A isoform X1, whose amino-acid sequence MAKHHPDLIMCRKQPGVAIGRLCEKCDGKCVICDSYVRPCTLVRICDECNYGSYQGRCVICGGPGVSDAYYCKECTVQEKDRDGCPKIVNLGSSKTDLFYERKKYGFKKR is encoded by the exons ATGGCGAAGCATCATCCAGACCTCATCATGTGCAGAAAACAGCCTGGCGTAG CTATAGGTCGGCTGTGTGAAAAAT GTGATGGTAAATGTGTCATTTGCGACTCCTATGTGCGTCCCTGTACACTGGTGCGTATATGTGATGAATGCAACTATGGCTCTTATCAAGGTCGCTGTGTAATATGTGGTGGACCTGGTGTTTCTGATGCTTATTACTGTAAAGAATGTACAGTTCAAGAGAAAGAT aGAGATGGCTGCCCCAAGATTGTCAACTTAGGAAGTTCTAAGACTGATCTCTTCTATGAAAGAAAGAAGTATGGTTTCAAGAAGAGATGA
- the LOC131769774 gene encoding uncharacterized protein, whose protein sequence is MNIALRVILVLSLLFFVDSSSSSPVKQKKTKVLILGAGLSGIRAAKTLLDKNITDILILEGENYTGGRIHALKFANYTIEEGANWIHLVDDDETKPHVERKDAKNIRAITCNYSDIIVRDDKGKDITDFTVLKEFNDKVEHKIEDYQNERRLNKLSDMPARVGFQLMGWKGKRPIERAIEYLNVDFEYAKPPEEFSFYNLFERGKDFFVTDERGLWTLYEDLYKPLEKKTLLNKTVTKIKLNPDSVEAQTSDGWSYQADYALCTFSSGVLASDLVTFEPALPDWKKEAIYKNPLSLYTKIYLKFPKKFWDDHEYILYASKERGRFPVWQDLSRPGIYPVASGMLLITVTGAQGRRIEGQLFNETKAEIMGMLREIYGNGIPEATDIYYRRWSKEPLTQGAYSEPVVGMTSEDWKNIGKNLGRLYFAGEATSEEWYGYMQGAYLTGDEKGNMIAEKISPSESSSKPGKPKSEATPAKVSSAGILLFPFWLITVWK, encoded by the exons ATGAACATTGCCTTAAGAGTCATCCTAGTTCTGAGTTTGCTGTTTTTTGTGGACAGTTCATCGTCTTCAccagtgaaacaaaaaaagactaAAGTCCTTATCCTTGGCGCCGGACTCTCCGGAATCAGAGCTGCTAAGACGCTACTGGACAAAAACATTACCGACATTCTGATTCTCGAGGGAGAGAACTACACGGGAGGCAGAATACATGCCTTGAAATTTGCGAACTATACGATTGAAGAGGGGGCCAACTGGATCCATTTGGTAGATGATGACGAAACCAAACCTCATGTAGAACGAAAAGACGCAAAAAATATTCGTGCAATCACTTGCAACTACTCAGACATTATTGTGAG GGACGATAAAGGCAAAGATATCACTGATTTTACAGTTCTCAAGGAGTTTAATGATAAAGTGGAGCACAAAATTGAAGATTACCAAAATGAGAGGAGGCTAAATAAACTTTCTGACATGCCAGCGCGTGTTGGTTTTCAGCTGATGGGGTGGAAAGGAAAACGACCCATAGAAAGAGCCATTGAATATCTGAATGTGGATTTTGAGTACGCCAAACCACCAGAAGAGTTTTCTTTCTACAATTTGTTTGAGCGTGGAAAGGATTTTTTCGTTACTGACGAGCGCGGATTGTGGACGTTGTATGAAGACCTCTACAAGCCactagaaaagaaaactttattgaACAAAACTGTCACAAAAATCAAGCTGAACCCGGATTCGGTTGAAGCTCAGACCTCCGATGGTTGGAGTTACCAGGCAGATTACGCTCTTTGTACATTCAGCTCCGGAGTTCTGGCCAGCGACTTGGTTACTTTCGAGCCAGCCCTTCCTGATTGGAAAAAAGAGGCCATTTATAAAAACCCATTATCGCTATACACGAAAATTTAcctgaaatttccaaaaaagtTTTGGGATGATCACGAATATATTCTGTACGCTTCCAAAGAGCGCGGACGTTTCCCTGTGTGGCAGGACCTGTCAAGACCTGGGATTTATCCCGTTGCGAGTGGGATGTTACTGATCACTGTAACAGGGGCTCAAGGACGAAGGATTGAGGGACAACTATTTAATGAAACAAAGGCAGAGATCATGGGAATGTTGAGAGAGATCTACGGGAATGGCATCCCTGAAGCGACAG atATTTATTATCGCCGTTGGTCAAAGGAGCCGCTGACGCAAGGCGCATATTCAGAGCCAGTGGTGGGTATGACTTCTGAAGACTGGAAGAACATTGGAAAAAACCTGGGGCGACTGTACTTTGCTGGCGAGGCGACGAGCGAAGAGTGGTACGGCTACATGCAGGGTGCTTACTTGACCGGCGACGAGAAAGGGAACATGATTGCCGAGAAAATCTCTCCAAGTGAATCTTCCAGCAAACCGGGAAAACCAAAGAGTGAGGCAACCCCCGCCAAAGTGTCTTCAGCAGGAATCTTATTGTTCCCTTTTTGGTTAATAACCGTGTGGAAGTAA